The Acidobacteriota bacterium genomic interval GATCAACACGACGCCGGGGAGTGTCGCGCTCGACGTGTCGCCTGACAGGAAGACGCTCTACGTGCACGTCATGTACATGGACAGTCCGGACGCCGCGCGCGAGGAGATCAAGCAGGGCTTCGAGCGGCGCGTGCTCGACGTCCTCGGGTGATCCGATGCCGAGTCTTGCCTTTCTCGCTGCGCTGACGATGCTCTCGGTGGCCGCGGCCCTGACCTTCATCAGGCTGGTCAAGGGACCGACGCTGCCCGACCGGGTCATCGCCATCGACCTCATCGGCGTGCTGCTGGTGTGCCTCCTCGTCCTGATGGCCGGCAGGACGGGGCAGGAGGCCTTCCTCGACGTGGCCATGGTCGTGGCCCTCATCAGCTTCGTCGGAACCGTGGCGTACGCGCGTTACATCGAACGGGAGGGGTCGTGATCGAGTGGGTGTCCGGCGCGCTGTTCGTCATCGGCGGGACGCTGGCCCTGCTCGCCGGCATCGGCGTGTACCGCATGCCTGACGTCTTCACGCGCATGCAGGCGTCAACCAAGGCGTCGACGCTCGGCCTCGGCTGCCTCCTGATGGGCGTCGCACTCCGTAACCCGGAGCTTTCCTTTGTCGTCCGCAGCGCGAGCATCGCGGCGTTCATGCTGCTGACGACGGCGGTGTCCGCGCACGTGATCGCGCGAGCGGCGGCCCGCAGTGGCGCACCGATCTGGCGCGGCACCGTCGTGGACGAGCGCCCCGACCCGGGCGACAGGTCGCAGCACCACTGAAAGAGCCCGAGACAGCCTGGTGTAGCCGCCGGATCTCATCCGGCGGGCAGGACGCGGGCGTCGCCCCTATGCGGGCGGGCAAGTCGCACCGGCGGTGGCCTGCGACGCGGCGGACGATGTTACGATGCGAGTCATGTCGACAGCGACGCGGGAGTCGGTGCCGGGGGTGGTTTCGAACGACTACCCGCAGGCTCGCCGGCTGACGCGCGAAGAGTTCGAACGTGCGGGCGAGCTCGGGTTGTTCGGGCCCGAGGAGCGGCTGGAGCTCATCGACGGCATCGTGGTGCGAAAGATGACTCCGCAGAACCCTCCCCATGCGAGCGGGATCGCCTTCGTCGAGCGGGCGCTGCGAGCGCTCGAACTCGCTGGTGTCCACCTGCGCATCCAGCTTCCCCTCGCACTCGGAACGCACGCGGAACCAGAGCCCGACATCGCCGTCGTGGACGGAGACGCAGCGGACTACACGCGCGATCACCCGGCCAGTGCGCGACTCGTCGTAGAGGTGTCCGACACGACCCGACAGTTCGATCGAACGAACAAGGCCAGTCTCTATGCCAGTGCCGGGATCCCCGAGTACTGGATCCTGGACCTGCCCGATCGCGCCCTCGAAATCATGCGCGACCCGGCGCCGAGGACTGGTGAGCCGTTCGGCGCGCACTACCGCAGCGTCACGCGTCACACCGGAACCGACAGCGTTCGGTCGCTGCTCTCGAATCGCGACATCGCCGTCGCGGCGCTTCTTCCTCGCTGAGGCGCGCGTCGACCGACTGCGCGCACGCTGTCTCTACTTGAGGAGGCTTTCCAGCGTCGGTCCCATCGCCTCCGCCCAGATGGCGTAGCC includes:
- a CDS encoding cation:proton antiporter, coding for MPSLAFLAALTMLSVAAALTFIRLVKGPTLPDRVIAIDLIGVLLVCLLVLMAGRTGQEAFLDVAMVVALISFVGTVAYARYIEREGS
- a CDS encoding monovalent cation/H(+) antiporter subunit G encodes the protein MIEWVSGALFVIGGTLALLAGIGVYRMPDVFTRMQASTKASTLGLGCLLMGVALRNPELSFVVRSASIAAFMLLTTAVSAHVIARAAARSGAPIWRGTVVDERPDPGDRSQHH
- a CDS encoding Uma2 family endonuclease translates to MSTATRESVPGVVSNDYPQARRLTREEFERAGELGLFGPEERLELIDGIVVRKMTPQNPPHASGIAFVERALRALELAGVHLRIQLPLALGTHAEPEPDIAVVDGDAADYTRDHPASARLVVEVSDTTRQFDRTNKASLYASAGIPEYWILDLPDRALEIMRDPAPRTGEPFGAHYRSVTRHTGTDSVRSLLSNRDIAVAALLPR